The Pseudomonadota bacterium genome has a segment encoding these proteins:
- the urtA gene encoding urea ABC transporter substrate-binding protein: MTTTKTRLTCFRRWRSSALAILAATWLAAPGHATEYPTSEVNTTGLAVTDTTVTVGDLHSATGTMAISEIGSIQAELLAIEQINAMGGVLGRQIKVIKEDGASDWPTFAEKSRKLLVNDRVATVFGCWTSASRKAVLPVFEKENGLLYYPTFYEGLEQSKNVIYTGQEATQQIIAGLDWVAEEKDAKTFFLIGSDYIWPRTSNKIARKHIENVLKGKVVGEEYYPLGHTNFRSLINKIKLRKPDVIYSIVVGGSNVSWFKQLKAAGITGDKWTLLTISTTEDEVKGIGGENVEGFYSAMKYFQTLDNPNNEAFVAAFKDKYGEDSVIGDVTQAAYLGPWLWKAAVERAGSFDVDKVVAASPDIELDTAPEGYVKVHPNHHLWSKLRVGRWRKDGQVDVVYESGLIEPDPFPEGYQ, from the coding sequence ATGACGACGACCAAGACCCGACTGACTTGCTTCCGGCGCTGGCGCAGTTCAGCGCTGGCGATTCTCGCGGCGACGTGGCTGGCGGCGCCCGGACACGCAACCGAGTATCCCACCAGTGAAGTCAACACCACCGGATTGGCGGTCACCGATACCACGGTCACGGTCGGTGATCTGCATTCCGCCACCGGCACCATGGCCATCAGCGAGATCGGCTCGATTCAGGCCGAGCTTTTGGCCATCGAACAGATCAACGCCATGGGTGGCGTACTGGGGCGGCAGATTAAGGTGATCAAAGAAGACGGCGCCAGCGACTGGCCGACCTTCGCTGAAAAATCCCGCAAGCTGCTGGTCAACGATCGGGTCGCGACGGTCTTCGGGTGTTGGACATCGGCGTCGCGCAAAGCAGTCCTGCCGGTGTTCGAGAAAGAAAACGGCCTGCTCTATTACCCGACCTTCTATGAGGGCCTGGAGCAATCCAAGAATGTGATTTACACCGGTCAGGAGGCCACGCAGCAAATCATCGCCGGTCTGGATTGGGTGGCCGAAGAAAAAGACGCCAAGACCTTCTTTCTCATCGGGTCGGATTACATCTGGCCGCGCACCTCCAACAAAATCGCCCGTAAACATATCGAGAACGTCCTGAAGGGCAAGGTGGTTGGCGAGGAGTACTACCCGCTGGGTCACACCAACTTTCGCTCGCTCATCAACAAAATCAAGCTGCGCAAGCCAGACGTGATTTACAGCATCGTCGTCGGCGGCAGCAATGTGTCCTGGTTTAAACAACTCAAGGCCGCCGGCATCACCGGCGACAAGTGGACGTTGCTCACCATCTCCACCACTGAAGACGAGGTCAAGGGAATCGGCGGTGAAAACGTCGAGGGCTTCTACTCGGCAATGAAGTACTTCCAAACTTTGGATAACCCCAATAACGAAGCTTTCGTCGCGGCGTTCAAGGATAAGTATGGCGAGGACAGCGTCATTGGTGATGTCACCCAGGCGGCTTATCTGGGGCCCTGGTTATGGAAGGCGGCGGTCGAACGCGCCGGGAGTTTTGATGTGGACAAGGTTGTCGCGGCTTCTCCTGACATCGAGTTGGATACCGCACCGGAAGGTTACGTCAAGGTTCATCCCAACCACCACTTGTGGAGCAAGTTGCGGGTCGGACGTTGGCGTAAAGACGGCCAAGTGGATGTCGTCTATGAGTCCGGGCTGATCGAGCCGGATCCGTTCCCCGAGGGTTATCAGTAG
- a CDS encoding RES family NAD+ phosphorylase codes for MWTATELAYEARPLGGTPWRIVEDQYHASTLKLAKTAEDQAILEQILEDSKPAYPLDTEHLHYLLKTPFRYRPAYPYGSRFRRAAQAQGVFYASRDKRTALAETAYYRLRFFAASHHTPWPSCEHRLTAFSVRFRTDRGLDLTTGALARDRALWTHPSDYTATQALADCARDAGIETIRYLSVRDPKQQLNVALMTPSVFILPQPVRQESWLMYIGSTEVTCYQPGTPPRQGIRFAVEDLDRSDAQKSPT; via the coding sequence ATGTGGACAGCTACCGAGCTCGCGTATGAGGCACGCCCCCTTGGGGGCACGCCGTGGCGCATTGTGGAGGACCAGTACCACGCCTCCACATTGAAACTGGCGAAAACGGCCGAAGACCAAGCGATCCTCGAACAAATCCTGGAAGACAGCAAACCGGCCTATCCCCTCGACACGGAGCATCTTCATTACCTGCTGAAAACCCCGTTTCGATACCGTCCGGCCTATCCCTACGGTTCGCGCTTTCGTCGAGCGGCCCAAGCCCAGGGGGTTTTCTATGCCTCCCGCGACAAACGCACGGCACTGGCCGAAACAGCGTATTACCGACTTCGCTTTTTCGCGGCATCGCATCACACACCCTGGCCGAGCTGCGAACATCGACTGACCGCCTTTTCGGTTCGTTTTCGGACCGACCGGGGATTGGATTTAACCACCGGGGCGCTGGCACGCGACCGGGCATTGTGGACACACCCCAGCGATTACACCGCCACTCAAGCCTTAGCGGATTGCGCCCGCGATGCGGGTATCGAGACGATTCGCTATCTATCCGTTCGAGACCCGAAACAGCAGCTGAACGTCGCGTTGATGACTCCCAGCGTATTCATTCTCCCGCAACCGGTCCGCCAAGAAAGTTGGCTGATGTACATCGGCTCGACGGAAGTAACCTGCTATCAACCGGGAACGCCGCCGCGACAAGGGATTCGTTTTGCGGTTGAGGATCTGGATCGATCGGACGCACAAAAAAGCCCGACCTGA
- a CDS encoding ATP-binding protein: MPLQIVKTRRDYNAWVANEMLEDYALRYAPRSFRKWSEFRVANTALGSISFLALEAIGGTLTLAYGFTNAFWAILAVSIIIFLTGLPISYYAARYNIDVDLLTRGAGFGYIGSTITSLIYASFTFIFFALEAAIMSLALSLYFDIPIALSYVISALVVIPLVLFGITWISRFQLITQPIWLILLFLPYFAVMHQNPGLLSDLLTFRGQSENGTEFDPLLFGAASAVAFALIAQIGEQADFLRFLPDLTAKNRYRWWSAMLLAGPGWIVLGFAKLLGGAFLAFVAIQHQVMPEKAVEPTQMYLVVFQYVFPDPADALLIATIFVLISQLKINVTNAYAGSLAWSNFFSRLTHNHPGRVVWLVLNVLIALLLMMLGVFETLENVLGLYANVAIAWVGALVADLVINKPLGLSPARIEFRRAYLHDINPVGVGAMGIASILSLCAYLGFFGTVAAAFAPYIALTAAFVSAPAIAWITGGRYYIAERTEPDRPYDQAAQACTVCGKHYEHEDTAFCPAYRGPICSLCCTLDARCEDACKQTPRFSELLGRLLPRATRGYLSPKTSRNFVEYMLVLGSISALMAITFLFIYLQEEINLGVMGTFQTQALREGFIKLYCTLVVATAMGTWWIVLSNESRRTAQQESNAQTHRLLREIEEHQKTDIKLQQAKEQADAANFAKSRFLGSMSHELRNPLNSLLGYAQLLHRADDIPLHRRPALGIMKDSGEHLLALINDILDIARIEARKLELSRDTIDFPSFVAKLTDMFRIEAANSGLHFQVDIKNAIPQWVRGDERRTRQILINLLSNAIKFTDQGEVIFRVSYANEIARFDVIDTGTGIDPAELNRIFEPFHRVTGEFQRPRIASSTDAGLGLTITKTLVDLMGGELTVTSTPHKGSTFRVRLFLPELSAERAHPNEQTIIGYVGPRRKILLVDDQPEQRKMLEILLAPLGFEIEHATGGYACLAAAKLWQPDLILLDLTMPDLSGREAARMLREAQGYTGKIVVVSANAFESEPAQNQLAGYDDYLIKPIHLPHLLDTLERHLSIRWRYHRPDQTLEPRAKRNEKRHAP; this comes from the coding sequence ATGCCGCTCCAAATCGTCAAAACCCGGCGGGACTACAACGCCTGGGTCGCCAACGAGATGCTGGAAGACTACGCACTGCGTTACGCGCCGCGGTCTTTTCGCAAATGGTCGGAGTTTCGTGTCGCCAACACCGCCCTGGGCTCGATCTCGTTTCTCGCGTTGGAAGCCATCGGCGGCACGCTCACGCTCGCTTACGGTTTTACCAACGCGTTTTGGGCCATTCTCGCCGTCAGTATCATCATCTTCCTCACCGGCCTGCCCATCAGCTACTACGCTGCCCGCTACAACATCGACGTCGATTTACTCACGCGCGGCGCCGGCTTCGGCTATATCGGCTCGACCATCACCTCGCTGATTTACGCCTCGTTCACCTTCATCTTCTTTGCGCTGGAAGCCGCCATCATGTCGCTGGCGCTGAGTTTGTACTTTGACATCCCCATCGCACTGTCTTATGTCATCAGCGCGCTCGTGGTCATCCCGCTGGTTCTGTTCGGAATCACCTGGATCAGCCGCTTTCAACTGATCACCCAGCCTATCTGGCTCATTCTTTTGTTTCTGCCGTACTTCGCGGTGATGCACCAAAATCCCGGCTTGCTCAGCGATTTGCTGACCTTCCGCGGTCAATCGGAAAATGGCACTGAGTTTGATCCGCTACTATTCGGCGCAGCCAGCGCCGTTGCCTTTGCCCTCATCGCCCAGATTGGTGAGCAGGCGGACTTTCTGCGATTCCTCCCGGATCTGACAGCGAAAAACCGCTACCGGTGGTGGAGTGCGATGCTGCTGGCCGGGCCGGGTTGGATCGTGTTGGGTTTCGCCAAACTGCTCGGCGGCGCATTTTTGGCGTTTGTGGCCATTCAGCACCAAGTGATGCCGGAAAAAGCCGTCGAGCCGACGCAAATGTATCTGGTGGTCTTTCAGTATGTGTTTCCTGACCCCGCCGACGCGTTATTGATCGCCACAATCTTCGTGCTGATCTCGCAACTGAAAATCAATGTCACCAATGCCTACGCCGGGTCGCTGGCCTGGTCCAATTTCTTCTCCCGGCTGACCCACAACCACCCCGGCCGGGTGGTGTGGCTGGTGTTGAACGTGCTCATCGCCCTGCTGCTGATGATGTTGGGCGTATTCGAAACCCTGGAGAATGTCCTCGGCCTCTACGCCAATGTCGCCATCGCCTGGGTCGGGGCGCTGGTCGCGGATTTGGTCATCAACAAACCGTTAGGACTGAGCCCCGCGCGGATCGAGTTTCGGCGGGCCTATCTGCATGACATCAACCCGGTCGGTGTCGGGGCCATGGGCATCGCCTCAATCCTATCTCTGTGCGCCTATTTGGGGTTCTTTGGAACGGTGGCGGCGGCCTTCGCCCCCTATATTGCCTTGACGGCGGCTTTTGTCTCGGCACCGGCGATCGCCTGGATCACCGGCGGGCGCTACTACATCGCGGAGCGGACCGAGCCCGATCGACCCTATGATCAAGCGGCGCAGGCTTGCACCGTATGCGGCAAGCATTACGAACACGAAGATACCGCCTTCTGTCCGGCCTATCGCGGACCGATCTGCTCCCTTTGCTGCACACTCGACGCCCGCTGCGAAGATGCGTGCAAGCAAACGCCCCGGTTCAGCGAATTGCTCGGACGGCTTTTACCCAGAGCAACTCGCGGCTATTTGTCACCCAAGACCAGCCGAAATTTCGTCGAGTATATGCTCGTTCTCGGCAGCATCAGTGCGCTGATGGCCATCACCTTTTTGTTCATTTACCTGCAAGAGGAAATCAATCTCGGCGTCATGGGCACTTTCCAGACGCAAGCACTCCGAGAGGGTTTCATCAAACTCTATTGCACGTTGGTCGTGGCCACCGCCATGGGCACGTGGTGGATCGTTTTAAGTAACGAGAGCCGTCGCACCGCACAACAGGAATCCAATGCCCAAACACACCGGCTACTTCGGGAAATCGAGGAACACCAGAAAACCGACATCAAACTGCAGCAGGCCAAGGAGCAGGCCGATGCCGCCAATTTCGCCAAGAGCCGGTTCCTCGGCAGTATGAGTCATGAGCTGCGCAATCCACTCAACAGCCTGCTCGGCTACGCTCAGCTGTTGCACCGGGCCGACGACATTCCGCTGCATCGTCGCCCGGCCCTGGGGATCATGAAAGACAGCGGCGAACACCTGCTGGCCTTGATCAATGACATTCTGGATATCGCACGGATCGAGGCGAGAAAACTCGAGCTGTCACGAGACACCATCGATTTCCCAAGTTTCGTCGCCAAACTCACCGATATGTTCCGGATCGAGGCAGCGAACAGCGGGTTACATTTCCAAGTGGACATCAAAAACGCGATTCCGCAATGGGTCCGGGGCGATGAGCGGCGCACGCGGCAAATTCTGATCAACCTCTTAAGCAACGCCATCAAGTTCACAGACCAGGGCGAGGTTATCTTCCGGGTCAGTTATGCCAACGAAATCGCGCGCTTTGATGTCATCGATACGGGTACCGGAATCGACCCGGCCGAGCTCAACCGTATCTTCGAGCCGTTCCACCGTGTCACTGGCGAGTTTCAACGCCCGCGAATCGCCAGCAGCACCGATGCCGGGTTGGGACTGACCATTACCAAAACCCTGGTGGACCTCATGGGTGGCGAATTGACCGTCACCAGTACACCCCATAAGGGGAGCACCTTTCGGGTGCGGTTATTTCTGCCGGAGCTCAGTGCCGAGCGGGCGCACCCCAACGAACAGACCATCATCGGGTACGTTGGACCCCGGCGAAAAATTCTGCTGGTCGACGATCAACCCGAACAGCGGAAAATGCTGGAAATCCTGCTGGCGCCCCTTGGTTTTGAAATTGAACATGCGACCGGTGGATACGCCTGTCTGGCAGCAGCCAAGCTATGGCAACCCGATCTCATCCTGCTGGATCTGACGATGCCGGATTTAAGTGGCAGGGAAGCCGCCCGCATGCTTCGGGAAGCACAAGGCTATACCGGAAAGATTGTGGTGGTATCGGCCAACGCGTTCGAGTCCGAACCCGCGCAAAACCAACTGGCCGGATACGACGATTACTTGATAAAACCCATTCACTTGCCACACCTGCTAGACACCTTGGAACGCCATTTATCTATCCGTTGGCGCTACCACCGGCCAGATCAAACGTTGGAACCGCGAGCTAAACGTAACGAGAAACGCCATGCCCCCTGA
- a CDS encoding response regulator transcription factor, translated as MPPESMPEPRRIPGESDLTAQRIAPTTLARPIRESCDRSHRKAPTPHDPSVVMVVDDTPASVSFLFEVLDQAGYQVMLATGGADALNQLNERTPDLILLDAVMPGMDGFDVCRRLHEAKRTREIPVIFMTGLGDSQDVVRGFSEGAVDYVVKPVNPDELLIRIQSHLMQARRIQRVQDVLAADHEATIAVDNEGQVVWMMGQARHRLKHYHGEWKDNEEVPSLPAPLLAWVIDRLADETGEASPYAIAREGQTLRVRLQANTHIGGAVLYLSEQRDPPCAEGLARRWGLTERESEVLLWVARGKTNPEIGLILGISPRTVNKHLDHIFSKLGVETRTAAALTVLNPHTE; from the coding sequence ATGCCCCCTGAATCGATGCCTGAACCAAGACGGATACCCGGAGAAAGCGATCTGACGGCGCAACGAATCGCGCCAACGACCCTCGCACGCCCGATCCGTGAGTCCTGCGACCGTTCACACCGCAAAGCCCCGACACCTCACGATCCGTCCGTCGTGATGGTGGTCGACGACACCCCGGCAAGCGTGTCGTTTTTGTTCGAGGTCTTGGATCAAGCCGGTTACCAGGTGATGCTGGCAACCGGTGGCGCCGATGCACTCAATCAACTGAACGAGCGCACGCCCGATCTCATCCTGCTCGATGCGGTTATGCCGGGAATGGATGGGTTCGATGTCTGCCGCCGCCTGCACGAGGCGAAACGGACGCGGGAAATTCCCGTGATCTTCATGACGGGTCTGGGAGACAGTCAAGATGTGGTCCGCGGTTTTAGCGAAGGCGCGGTGGATTACGTCGTCAAACCGGTGAACCCTGATGAGCTGTTGATTCGTATTCAAAGTCACTTGATGCAAGCCCGAAGAATCCAACGGGTGCAGGACGTCCTCGCCGCGGACCACGAAGCGACCATCGCCGTGGATAACGAAGGTCAGGTGGTGTGGATGATGGGACAAGCCCGCCACCGACTGAAGCACTACCACGGGGAATGGAAGGACAACGAGGAGGTGCCCTCATTGCCTGCGCCCTTGCTGGCATGGGTCATCGATCGCCTTGCCGACGAGACCGGTGAAGCGTCCCCGTATGCCATTGCGCGGGAAGGCCAAACCTTGCGGGTACGACTACAAGCCAACACCCACATCGGCGGTGCCGTGCTTTACCTGAGCGAACAGCGTGATCCGCCATGCGCCGAAGGACTGGCTCGCCGGTGGGGGTTAACCGAGCGTGAATCCGAAGTTTTGTTGTGGGTGGCCCGCGGTAAGACCAACCCGGAGATCGGCCTGATTCTCGGCATTAGCCCGCGCACGGTGAACAAGCATCTGGATCACATATTCAGCAAGTTGGGGGTGGAAACCCGAACTGCGGCGGCGCTGACAGTGTTGAATCCGCACACGGAATAA
- a CDS encoding YdiU family protein, which translates to MRAPVPFDNSYARLPEHFYARVQPTPVSRPELVRFNRSLAAQLGLDADVMSSSPWADAFAGNYVPEGAEPLAMAYAGHQFGHWVPQLGDGRAILLGEWVGSDGIRRDLHLKGAGPTPFSRGGDGRAVLGPVMREYIVAEAMAALGIPTTRALAMALTGDEVFRETPQPGAVLTRLARSHVRVGTFEYFHHNGHPDAVKRLADYVIDRNYPEAAEADNPYLTLLASVCERTADLVASWMMVGFIHGVMNTDNLSVAGETIDYGPCAFMDAFHPRTVFSSIDTRGRYAYDQQARIGHWNLAQLAGALLRLLGEREDHAMAAAQTALDGYAQRFDSAYRAGLRRKLGLASAEDGDLDLAKALLQAMANSGADFTLTFRRLSALGDKASARDEPVRSLFKDPTAFDTWAKQWRARLSREGQSEASRQAAMRAANPAYIPRNHRIQQAIDAATEARDFKPMDELMTVLTNPYEDHPNLAHYADPPAPDEAVTTTFCGT; encoded by the coding sequence ATGCGAGCACCTGTCCCTTTCGATAACAGCTACGCGCGATTGCCGGAGCACTTCTACGCGCGGGTGCAACCCACGCCGGTTTCCCGGCCCGAACTGGTGCGGTTCAATCGCTCTTTGGCTGCCCAACTGGGGTTGGACGCGGATGTTATGAGTTCGTCGCCGTGGGCCGACGCATTTGCCGGAAACTATGTCCCGGAAGGCGCCGAACCCTTGGCCATGGCTTATGCCGGGCATCAGTTTGGTCATTGGGTGCCGCAGTTGGGCGACGGACGGGCGATTCTTTTGGGCGAATGGGTCGGAAGCGACGGTATCCGCCGAGACCTCCATCTCAAAGGCGCGGGTCCTACGCCGTTCTCGCGCGGTGGCGACGGTCGCGCCGTTCTCGGCCCGGTGATGCGCGAGTACATCGTCGCTGAGGCCATGGCGGCCTTGGGGATTCCCACCACCCGGGCCTTGGCCATGGCACTGACGGGCGACGAGGTCTTCCGCGAAACGCCACAGCCCGGGGCCGTTTTGACCCGACTGGCCCGGAGTCACGTTCGGGTCGGCACCTTCGAGTATTTTCATCACAACGGGCATCCGGATGCCGTGAAGCGTCTGGCCGACTATGTGATCGACCGGAATTACCCAGAAGCCGCCGAGGCTGACAACCCTTACCTTACTTTGCTGGCGTCTGTTTGTGAGCGCACTGCGGACCTGGTGGCCTCGTGGATGATGGTGGGTTTTATTCACGGGGTGATGAATACCGACAATTTGTCCGTTGCCGGCGAGACCATCGACTACGGTCCATGCGCCTTTATGGATGCGTTTCATCCCAGGACGGTGTTCAGTTCCATCGATACCCGCGGCCGCTATGCCTATGACCAGCAGGCACGGATCGGTCATTGGAATCTGGCCCAGTTGGCCGGCGCACTGTTGCGCCTTCTGGGGGAGCGCGAAGATCACGCCATGGCCGCGGCGCAAACGGCCTTGGACGGATACGCCCAGCGGTTTGACTCGGCTTATCGGGCCGGTTTGCGCCGTAAATTGGGACTGGCCAGCGCTGAAGATGGCGATCTGGATCTGGCCAAGGCACTGTTACAAGCCATGGCAAACTCGGGGGCTGATTTCACGCTGACTTTTCGTCGTCTCAGCGCCCTGGGAGATAAAGCGTCTGCGAGAGACGAGCCGGTTCGCTCGCTATTTAAAGATCCCACGGCGTTCGACACCTGGGCAAAGCAGTGGCGTGCCAGGCTGAGCCGGGAGGGGCAGAGCGAAGCTTCGCGGCAAGCCGCCATGAGGGCCGCCAATCCCGCGTACATTCCCCGCAATCACCGCATTCAACAGGCGATCGATGCGGCCACCGAGGCGCGGGATTTCAAACCGATGGACGAGTTGATGACGGTTTTGACCAATCCCTATGAGGATCATCCCAACCTCGCCCACTACGCCGATCCCCCGGCGCCGGACGAAGCGGTCACCACGACTTTCTGCGGAACCTGA
- a CDS encoding GFA family protein has protein sequence MHYQGSCHCGAVRFEVEAPADLEVEECNCSICTKGGFLHLIVPRSRFQLLCGQQNLTTYTFNTGVAKHTFCATCGIKPFYIPRSNPDGVDVNVRCLDPVPERLRINPFDGQNWEQNAHKLAHKSRDP, from the coding sequence ATGCACTATCAAGGCAGTTGTCACTGCGGCGCCGTACGCTTCGAGGTCGAAGCACCGGCGGATCTAGAAGTGGAAGAATGTAACTGCTCCATTTGCACCAAAGGTGGTTTTCTGCACCTGATCGTGCCCAGAAGTCGATTCCAGCTGCTGTGTGGCCAACAGAACCTGACCACCTACACCTTTAATACCGGCGTGGCAAAACACACCTTCTGCGCCACGTGCGGCATCAAGCCGTTCTATATACCCCGCTCCAACCCCGATGGCGTGGATGTGAACGTTCGTTGTTTGGATCCGGTGCCCGAGCGTTTACGAATCAACCCTTTCGACGGTCAAAACTGGGAGCAAAATGCCCACAAACTGGCCCACAAAAGCCGCGACCCGTAA
- a CDS encoding antitoxin Xre-like helix-turn-helix domain-containing protein produces MAQSIPRASADKQREILTHAVIAAAESLGLNGATLAQALGISPASVSRMRNGHHQLGPDKKEWELAVLLIRLYRGLDAICGGDAKVVRAWMANWNNDLQGIPKELITRVIGLTHAVDYVDSYRARV; encoded by the coding sequence ATGGCCCAATCAATACCTCGGGCGTCAGCAGATAAACAGCGGGAGATTTTGACCCATGCGGTGATCGCTGCCGCCGAATCCTTGGGGTTAAACGGTGCGACCCTGGCGCAGGCTCTGGGCATCAGTCCCGCTTCTGTTTCCCGAATGCGAAATGGTCATCACCAGCTGGGGCCGGATAAGAAAGAATGGGAATTGGCCGTGTTACTGATTCGCCTGTATCGCGGGCTCGATGCCATCTGCGGGGGCGATGCGAAGGTGGTCCGTGCCTGGATGGCCAATTGGAATAACGACCTGCAGGGGATACCCAAAGAACTGATCACGCGGGTCATCGGCTTAACTCATGCGGTCGACTATGTGGACAGCTACCGAGCTCGCGTATGA